One region of Ardenticatenales bacterium genomic DNA includes:
- a CDS encoding S8 family serine peptidase, giving the protein MNEPGKRAGWHRWMVLLIFVTLFAHTLPSQAVPAWQSKVAPSVLALALDGEAEFIVFLAQQADVSQAAMLPAKPQKGQYVFNTLSRQAQQTQRLLLSILANHGAAYRSYWVANMIWVRGDMATLQAVAQRAEVAQVFANPAFRLREPLPEPEQAAAAQVAWNLALINAPGAWAEGITGQNIVIGGQDTGYDWDHPALINQYRGWDGENADHNYNWHDAIHNGGGICGVDAVEPCDDWGHGTHTMGIMVGDDGDQNQIGVAPGARWMGCRNMNAGVGTPASYSECFQWFIAPTNLQGENPDPALAPHVINNSWSCPPSEGCLDPLIMRTIVSNTRAAGIVVVASAGNSGSSCSTINTPPAIYDESFTVGATTSSDVIATYSSRGPVTIDGSNRPKPDVVAPGSDIRSSWHGGGYTNLSGTSMAAPHVAGTAALMMAANPNLIGQVAAIEDILARTAQPRTTEQTCGDVPGSLLPNNTYGYGRIDALAAVSAAQARLGPYQLYTAIWVNENH; this is encoded by the coding sequence ATGAACGAACCAGGAAAACGCGCGGGTTGGCACAGATGGATGGTGCTGCTCATTTTCGTAACTCTCTTCGCCCATACCCTGCCATCGCAGGCTGTGCCCGCCTGGCAAAGCAAGGTTGCTCCGTCGGTTCTGGCGTTGGCGCTGGATGGAGAAGCGGAGTTCATTGTTTTCCTGGCGCAGCAAGCCGACGTAAGCCAGGCGGCCATGTTGCCGGCAAAACCGCAAAAAGGGCAGTACGTCTTCAACACACTCAGCCGCCAGGCACAACAAACACAGCGCCTGCTCCTGTCCATTCTGGCAAACCACGGCGCAGCGTATCGCAGCTACTGGGTTGCCAACATGATCTGGGTACGTGGAGACATGGCCACCCTGCAAGCCGTGGCCCAACGCGCGGAAGTCGCCCAAGTATTCGCCAATCCCGCCTTCCGCTTGCGCGAGCCGCTGCCCGAACCAGAGCAAGCGGCCGCGGCGCAGGTAGCCTGGAACCTGGCCCTGATCAATGCGCCGGGGGCGTGGGCGGAAGGCATCACCGGGCAAAACATCGTCATCGGCGGGCAAGATACCGGCTACGACTGGGACCACCCCGCCCTGATCAATCAATATCGCGGCTGGGATGGGGAAAACGCCGACCACAACTACAACTGGCACGACGCCATCCACAACGGCGGCGGCATTTGCGGTGTGGACGCGGTGGAACCGTGCGACGATTGGGGGCACGGCACGCATACCATGGGCATTATGGTCGGCGATGATGGCGACCAGAACCAGATTGGCGTGGCCCCAGGCGCCCGCTGGATGGGCTGCCGCAACATGAACGCCGGCGTGGGCACGCCCGCCTCCTATAGTGAATGCTTTCAATGGTTCATTGCCCCTACCAACCTGCAAGGAGAAAACCCGGACCCGGCGTTGGCTCCGCACGTGATAAACAACTCGTGGTCCTGCCCGCCCAGCGAAGGCTGCCTGGACCCGTTGATTATGCGAACAATCGTCAGCAATACGCGGGCGGCGGGAATTGTGGTCGTGGCCAGTGCCGGCAATAGCGGCAGTAGTTGCAGCACCATCAATACCCCACCCGCCATCTACGACGAATCCTTCACCGTGGGGGCCACGACCAGCAGCGACGTGATCGCCACCTACAGCAGCCGCGGCCCCGTGACCATTGATGGCAGCAATCGCCCGAAGCCGGACGTGGTGGCCCCCGGTTCCGACATTCGTTCAAGCTGGCACGGTGGTGGCTACACGAATTTGAGCGGGACCAGCATGGCGGCGCCGCATGTTGCCGGCACAGCCGCCCTGATGATGGCCGCCAACCCCAACCTGATCGGCCAGGTCGCGGCCATCGAAGACATCCTGGCGCGTACCGCCCAGCCACGCACCACGGAGCAGACGTGCGGCGACGTGCCGGGCAGTCTCTTGCCCAATAACACCTACGGCTATGGGCGCATTGATGCGCTGGCCGCCGTGAGCGCGGCGCAGGCCCGCCTGGGACCGTATCAACTGTATACGGCAATATGGGTCAACGAGAACCATTAG
- a CDS encoding deoxynucleoside kinase — protein sequence MGKFIAIEGVIGVGKTTLARLLQPHFQAQVVLEVFEENPFLPFFYSDRERYAFQTQLFFLLSRYHQQRKSLPAALRQGNVVTDYTFAKDEIFAWLNLKDDELAMYGRVHAALAEKLPRPDLIVFLRADHDILMRRIALRDRPYERDMDPTYIRSVAAAYDAWLTHLDGIPTLEIDTNELDFLMRESDLEMIAARVRASLADSGSPAASAEQGPRPIAPGETLARFQQFHRDLDAAKGFNPDIFFNFMLLTEEVGEVAHLLTHLHSDARRREREGSAPAAAYQEAMLGQREQLKEELADLLAYVMKLANYAGIDLDEAYRDKMNRNIRRAWTRTDK from the coding sequence ATGGGCAAATTTATCGCCATTGAAGGCGTCATCGGCGTCGGCAAGACAACGCTGGCGCGGCTGCTCCAGCCCCATTTTCAGGCGCAAGTGGTCCTGGAAGTGTTCGAGGAGAACCCTTTTCTCCCCTTCTTCTACAGCGACCGAGAACGCTACGCCTTCCAGACGCAGTTATTCTTCCTCCTCAGTCGCTACCACCAGCAGCGAAAATCGTTGCCCGCGGCGCTGCGCCAGGGAAATGTCGTCACGGACTATACGTTTGCCAAAGACGAGATTTTCGCCTGGCTCAATTTGAAGGATGACGAACTGGCGATGTATGGGCGTGTCCATGCCGCTTTGGCCGAAAAACTGCCCCGGCCTGACCTGATCGTCTTCTTGCGCGCCGACCACGACATTCTCATGCGCCGGATTGCCTTGCGTGACCGCCCGTATGAGCGAGATATGGACCCGACTTATATTCGCAGTGTGGCGGCGGCCTATGACGCCTGGTTGACGCACCTGGACGGTATTCCCACCCTGGAGATTGACACAAACGAGCTGGATTTCTTGATGCGCGAGTCAGACCTGGAAATGATTGCGGCGCGGGTACGGGCGTCGCTGGCGGACAGTGGGTCGCCGGCGGCATCCGCGGAGCAAGGACCACGCCCCATCGCGCCAGGGGAGACACTGGCCCGTTTCCAGCAGTTTCACCGGGACCTGGACGCGGCGAAAGGTTTCAATCCGGACATTTTCTTCAATTTCATGCTGCTTACGGAGGAAGTGGGCGAAGTGGCGCACTTGCTGACACACTTGCATAGTGATGCCCGAAGGCGGGAGCGGGAGGGCAGCGCGCCTGCGGCGGCGTATCAAGAGGCGATGCTGGGCCAGCGCGAACAGTTGAAGGAGGAGCTTGCGGACCTGTTGGCGTACGTGATGAAACTGGCGAATTATGCCGGCATCGATCTCGACGAAGCCTACCGCGACAAAATGAATCGCAACATACGCCGCGCCTGGACACGCACCGACAAGTGA
- a CDS encoding Crp/Fnr family transcriptional regulator: protein MFDNSDSAIEALKTVPFFSSLRREEANALVARMIPRRFAPDQIIFHLGDPGGLLYILTQGKVKISRATPEGQEALLAILGPGDFFGELALLDDSPRSATAEAIEQTETMTLHRDEFLGFLDNNPAFTHHVLRTLAIRIRHLNSQISDIFFLDLPARLARILLNLADNHGQPAKQGTLIDISLTQTDMAEMTGATRVSINKALSRFRRSGWIITSGRHVTIVRRDKLEELIQMSGG, encoded by the coding sequence ATGTTTGATAACTCTGATAGCGCCATAGAAGCTCTCAAAACCGTCCCATTTTTCTCCAGCTTGCGGCGCGAGGAGGCCAACGCGCTGGTCGCGCGCATGATCCCGCGCCGCTTTGCGCCAGACCAAATCATCTTCCATCTGGGCGACCCAGGCGGACTGTTGTATATCCTCACGCAAGGGAAGGTGAAAATCTCCCGTGCGACGCCGGAAGGCCAGGAAGCCTTGCTGGCCATTCTTGGTCCGGGTGATTTCTTTGGCGAACTGGCCCTGCTGGATGACTCCCCCCGCTCGGCCACCGCGGAGGCCATTGAGCAAACGGAAACAATGACGCTGCATCGAGATGAGTTTCTAGGCTTTCTCGATAACAATCCTGCCTTTACCCACCACGTGCTGCGCACGCTGGCGATCCGCATCCGCCACCTGAACAGTCAAATTAGCGACATTTTCTTTCTGGATTTGCCGGCACGCCTCGCCCGCATCCTCCTCAATCTGGCCGACAACCACGGGCAGCCGGCCAAACAAGGAACCCTTATTGACATCTCCCTCACCCAGACCGATATGGCGGAGATGACGGGCGCTACCCGCGTCAGCATCAACAAAGCCCTGTCCCGTTTCCGCCGCTCCGGCTGGATCATCACCAGCGGGCGACACGTCACCATCGTCCGACGAGACAAACTAGAAGAATTGATCCAAATGTCCGGCGGCTAA
- a CDS encoding MBL fold metallo-hydrolase: protein MEQLADKVYVETEYAGINVGALITKKGIVCIDIPSYPRDARHWVDQLHMLDPRPIRYIIITNCHGDRLLNARWLNAPLITHQTTADRLIGYDKRYPQPLLDSLIARNPDAGRDLSNSPVERASLSFTEDMSLFYHDHEVKLRYLPGPECGSVCVHLVDAGILFTGDLLTVDTCPMLAQSDIDAWLQSLEFLRQPEYNAPVIVPGRGPITEASSLTVLAEFIHDVRAYVRQFQQQNRPRSELNAYVGEIMYDLPAGYLPREWIQAQLRAGLEYIYDQMKTKARPEQPG, encoded by the coding sequence ATGGAACAATTGGCTGACAAGGTTTACGTGGAAACGGAGTATGCCGGCATCAACGTCGGCGCACTCATCACTAAAAAGGGCATCGTCTGCATTGACATCCCCTCCTACCCGCGTGACGCCCGCCACTGGGTCGATCAACTTCATATGCTCGACCCCCGTCCCATTCGCTACATCATTATTACCAACTGCCACGGCGACCGCCTGCTCAACGCCCGTTGGCTAAACGCCCCCCTCATCACGCACCAGACCACGGCGGACCGGCTGATCGGCTACGACAAACGGTATCCGCAGCCGCTGCTGGACAGTCTGATCGCCCGTAACCCGGATGCGGGGCGGGATTTAAGCAACAGCCCCGTGGAGCGAGCCTCGCTCAGTTTTACGGAGGATATGTCGCTGTTTTACCACGATCATGAGGTAAAACTGCGTTATCTGCCTGGACCGGAATGTGGATCGGTCTGCGTGCATCTGGTTGATGCCGGCATTCTCTTCACCGGCGACCTGCTCACCGTAGACACTTGCCCCATGCTGGCCCAATCCGACATCGATGCCTGGCTGCAAAGCCTGGAATTTCTGCGCCAACCTGAGTACAATGCCCCCGTCATCGTCCCCGGTCGCGGCCCCATCACGGAAGCCAGCAGCCTGACCGTGCTTGCCGAGTTCATCCACGACGTGCGCGCATACGTACGCCAGTTTCAACAGCAAAATCGCCCCCGGAGTGAACTAAACGCCTACGTCGGGGAGATCATGTATGACCTGCCCGCCGGTTACTTGCCGCGCGAGTGGATACAAGCACAACTTCGCGCGGGTCTGGAATACATTTACGATCAAATGAAGACAAAAGCCAGGCCAGAACAACCCGGCTAA
- a CDS encoding alanyl-tRNA editing protein, protein MTERLYYTDAYTIRFQANILERAQHQKQLAVVLDRTYFYPTSGGQPCDEGQIAGTPVTDVIIRESDQAVLHIMAGEVWSGNPVSAEIAWPRRFDHMQQHTGQHILSQAFIRTAAAETVGFHLGQEYSTIDLHRSDLTGSQVEQAETIANQIIWENRPVTARFVSQEEAGNLPLRKIPPVNSHQLRLIDIDSFDLTACGGTHVTRTGEVGMIKIVKLERRNQELRVTFQCGRRALLDYRQKNRIVNKLAADLTVGYWELEEAVARLRDENKSSRTLLKRQQAELLLAEADRLLRQARRQDNVTIVTQAFAADRDPGHVRQLGNLLVQNAGVVALLGVAGGSARLVFCRAGDAPGEMNQLIKAALQVLGSTAGGGTPAFAQGGGPGADVERVQAALQRAERLLLAQLLS, encoded by the coding sequence ATGACTGAACGACTCTATTACACAGACGCCTACACCATACGTTTTCAGGCCAACATTCTGGAACGCGCCCAGCACCAGAAGCAGTTGGCGGTCGTGTTGGATCGCACCTACTTTTATCCGACATCGGGCGGACAACCTTGTGATGAAGGGCAAATTGCCGGCACACCCGTCACCGACGTCATCATCCGCGAAAGCGATCAGGCGGTGCTGCACATCATGGCCGGAGAAGTCTGGTCCGGCAACCCCGTGAGCGCGGAAATTGCCTGGCCACGCCGCTTCGACCACATGCAGCAGCACACCGGCCAGCATATTCTCTCGCAAGCATTCATCCGCACCGCCGCCGCCGAGACCGTCGGCTTCCATCTCGGCCAGGAATACAGCACCATTGACCTGCACCGGAGCGACCTGACCGGCAGCCAGGTAGAGCAGGCGGAAACCATCGCCAACCAGATTATCTGGGAAAATCGCCCGGTGACGGCCCGCTTTGTCAGCCAGGAGGAGGCCGGGAACCTGCCTCTGCGCAAAATCCCCCCGGTCAACAGCCACCAACTGCGCTTGATCGACATTGACTCGTTTGATCTGACGGCCTGCGGCGGCACGCATGTGACACGAACGGGTGAAGTTGGTATGATTAAAATCGTGAAGTTGGAACGGCGCAATCAAGAATTGCGCGTCACGTTCCAGTGTGGCCGGCGCGCTTTGCTGGATTACCGGCAAAAGAACCGCATCGTGAACAAATTGGCCGCCGATCTGACGGTGGGATATTGGGAACTGGAAGAAGCGGTGGCCCGCCTGCGTGACGAGAACAAATCTTCGCGGACGCTGCTGAAGCGTCAGCAGGCGGAATTGCTGCTGGCGGAGGCGGACAGGCTGCTGCGCCAGGCCCGACGGCAAGATAATGTGACGATTGTGACGCAGGCTTTTGCCGCGGACCGCGATCCGGGGCATGTGCGTCAGTTGGGAAATCTGTTGGTGCAAAATGCGGGCGTGGTGGCGCTGTTGGGTGTGGCCGGAGGCAGTGCGCGATTGGTGTTTTGCCGTGCCGGTGATGCGCCCGGCGAGATGAATCAATTGATCAAAGCGGCGCTGCAGGTCTTGGGCAGTACCGCGGGTGGTGGCACGCCGGCATTTGCCCAGGGGGGAGGTCCAGGCGCGGATGTGGAGCGTGTGCAGGCAGCTTTGCAGCGCGCGGAAAGACTACTGCTGGCGCAGCTTCTTTCGTGA
- a CDS encoding GAF domain-containing protein, which yields MNEPTPSHGPESPSDSVRLQTLYVVNNLLRLMDKDGLDIDAILPQVLQTAMRELHCQSGSIMIVDDAGNLEHLWHIDNNDPTYPDRFIQRVLTDGIAAWVIRKQQSALIPNTLTDTRWLPRSDHPSVNQPWSAICVPLLARQRAIGVITVTKPGTRQFTQNDVYLLQAIADLAAVTIANVRLTDDSRRRAAELTTLIAATLTVSANLQREEILGIVREQMVALTNVQQSIIWSYERQRQQLTPWAQDNTATATAVTEQDFPWFERVLIQRNWVQNRQDGQLTPSERAWMEQYQAKTILIVPLLGVQGTMGVAQLVDTETCRTFTDHEISLICTLAAQAVIALENAQLYERAQRQLRESSFLNQASAVINSTLDIQEIMEVLLDNTNKLLQVEALSIALLDEQKQELVYEVAVGAGSKEIVGMRLPMHEGIAGWVMQQGRPALVTDTSQDSRHSQSGDTRTGTKTRAIICAPLQAQGTVFGTLQAINPAMGSFTEDDLQLLVKLANLASSALNNARQFARTQAAEARYLGLFEDSIDPIILTDTAGRILEVNRIAGNFLGYTKEELRGMDIAMLHPEKPAFLASEIALQSIQEDAQVHINQVITRAGAIIPVEVYAKRLHTGGAEILQWIHHDISKQVELEEMRQELMAMLIHDLQNPLSNIITSLEMLGHELDALTNPTSMAILEIANRSSQRLRALIRSLLDISRLEDGNKLMDRSVLSPHQLIQEARLALLPVLQQRHIHLYVHTEENLPEVDVDADMMTRVLINLLDNALKFSEKEQSLTITAHRDKTNADFVLIRVADQGPGILPIHRELVFDMFYRIPGKSAGKGIGLGLAFCRLAVEAHGGRIWVDEAPGGGALFSFTLPVAAPQTHD from the coding sequence ATGAACGAACCCACCCCCTCACATGGTCCTGAAAGCCCCAGCGACAGCGTTCGCTTGCAGACATTATATGTCGTCAACAACCTGCTGCGACTGATGGACAAAGATGGGTTAGATATTGACGCCATCTTGCCCCAGGTACTGCAAACGGCCATGCGAGAGCTGCACTGTCAGTCAGGCAGCATCATGATCGTTGACGATGCCGGCAATCTGGAACACTTGTGGCATATCGACAACAACGACCCGACCTACCCCGACCGCTTCATTCAGCGCGTCCTCACCGACGGCATTGCGGCCTGGGTCATCCGCAAACAACAATCCGCCCTTATTCCCAACACCCTCACGGACACTCGCTGGCTGCCGCGTTCCGACCACCCCTCCGTCAACCAACCCTGGTCGGCCATTTGCGTCCCCTTGCTGGCCCGCCAGCGCGCCATCGGCGTGATCACCGTCACCAAACCAGGCACGCGGCAATTCACGCAGAACGACGTGTATCTGCTGCAAGCCATCGCGGACCTGGCGGCAGTCACAATTGCCAACGTCCGCCTCACGGATGACAGTCGCCGCCGCGCCGCCGAGTTAACCACGCTGATTGCCGCCACGCTCACCGTTTCCGCCAATTTGCAGCGGGAAGAGATTCTAGGCATTGTCAGGGAACAGATGGTGGCGCTGACAAACGTGCAGCAGAGCATTATCTGGTCATATGAACGTCAACGGCAGCAACTCACGCCGTGGGCGCAGGACAATACAGCCACGGCAACGGCCGTCACCGAGCAAGACTTCCCCTGGTTCGAGCGGGTACTTATTCAACGGAACTGGGTGCAGAACCGCCAAGACGGGCAGCTTACACCATCAGAACGCGCCTGGATGGAACAGTACCAGGCCAAAACAATTTTGATTGTACCGCTGCTGGGCGTCCAGGGAACGATGGGCGTGGCCCAGTTAGTAGACACGGAGACATGCCGCACCTTCACGGACCACGAGATTTCCCTCATCTGCACCCTGGCGGCGCAGGCCGTCATCGCCCTGGAAAACGCGCAGCTCTATGAGCGCGCCCAACGACAGTTGCGCGAGTCCAGCTTCCTCAACCAGGCCAGTGCCGTCATCAACTCCACGCTGGACATCCAGGAAATCATGGAGGTGCTGCTGGACAATACCAACAAACTGCTGCAAGTGGAAGCGCTCTCCATCGCCCTGCTAGACGAACAGAAGCAAGAACTGGTGTACGAGGTGGCCGTGGGCGCGGGCAGCAAGGAAATCGTCGGGATGCGCCTGCCCATGCACGAAGGCATCGCCGGCTGGGTAATGCAGCAGGGTCGCCCGGCGCTGGTCACGGACACCAGCCAGGACAGCCGGCACAGCCAGAGCGGCGATACCCGCACGGGAACCAAGACACGAGCCATTATTTGCGCGCCGCTGCAAGCACAGGGCACGGTTTTTGGCACGCTCCAGGCCATCAATCCCGCCATGGGATCCTTTACGGAAGATGATCTACAACTACTGGTGAAACTGGCAAACCTGGCCAGCAGCGCCCTGAACAATGCACGGCAATTCGCGCGCACGCAGGCAGCGGAAGCGCGCTATCTGGGGCTGTTTGAAGACAGCATTGACCCCATCATTCTCACAGACACGGCGGGGAGGATATTGGAGGTGAACAGAATTGCCGGCAATTTCCTCGGCTACACCAAAGAAGAACTGCGCGGCATGGACATCGCCATGCTGCACCCGGAAAAACCCGCCTTCCTCGCCTCGGAAATCGCCCTGCAGTCGATTCAAGAAGACGCCCAGGTACACATCAACCAGGTCATCACCCGAGCCGGCGCCATCATTCCCGTGGAAGTCTATGCCAAACGGCTGCACACAGGTGGCGCGGAAATCCTGCAATGGATTCACCACGACATCTCCAAACAAGTGGAACTGGAAGAGATGCGCCAGGAATTGATGGCCATGCTCATCCACGATCTGCAAAACCCGTTGAGCAACATCATCACCAGCCTGGAGATGCTGGGACACGAACTAGACGCCCTCACCAACCCCACCAGCATGGCTATCCTGGAGATCGCCAACCGCAGCAGCCAGCGATTACGCGCGCTCATTCGCTCGCTCCTGGACATCAGCCGCCTGGAGGATGGCAACAAATTGATGGACCGCAGCGTCTTGTCACCGCATCAACTCATCCAAGAGGCGCGGCTGGCCCTGCTGCCCGTCCTGCAGCAGCGGCACATCCACCTCTACGTGCACACGGAAGAGAATCTGCCGGAGGTAGACGTTGATGCGGATATGATGACCCGTGTGCTGATTAATCTGTTGGACAATGCGCTGAAATTCTCCGAAAAGGAGCAAAGTTTGACGATTACGGCCCATCGGGATAAAACGAACGCCGATTTCGTCCTGATTCGCGTGGCGGATCAGGGACCGGGTATTTTGCCCATCCACCGCGAACTCGTTTTTGACATGTTTTACCGCATCCCAGGCAAAAGCGCGGGCAAAGGCATCGGCCTGGGTCTGGCATTTTGCCGTCTGGCCGTGGAAGCGCACGGCGGACGTATCTGGGTAGACGAAGCGCCCGGCGGCGGGGCACTTTTCAGCTTCACGCTGCCGGTCGCCGCACCCCAGACGCATGACTGA
- a CDS encoding carboxymuconolactone decarboxylase family protein — MPQFTIIEEDAVTDPRVSAIYEEIKAELGFGIVPNLFKSMAAHPAFLAANWTQFRGVILQGKLPRTLKEMIGVAISQSNNSEYALKVHLHGLSALGISEEVLRLLVTDFASCPLPERQKAIISFGLTAATAPQTLSDADYNTLHQLGLDDTEIFEIVATANLFTGVNQYTDAIKLEIDAL; from the coding sequence ATGCCACAGTTTACCATCATTGAAGAGGACGCCGTTACAGACCCTCGCGTAAGCGCGATCTACGAAGAGATCAAAGCCGAACTTGGGTTTGGCATCGTACCGAACCTGTTCAAGTCAATGGCTGCGCACCCCGCCTTTCTCGCCGCCAACTGGACCCAGTTTCGCGGCGTAATTTTGCAAGGCAAACTGCCACGCACGTTGAAGGAGATGATTGGGGTCGCCATTTCCCAATCCAACAACAGCGAATATGCGCTCAAAGTTCATCTACATGGCCTTTCCGCGTTGGGCATCAGCGAAGAAGTGCTGCGCCTGCTGGTGACGGATTTTGCCAGTTGCCCACTGCCAGAGCGACAGAAGGCGATCATTAGTTTTGGCCTGACGGCGGCCACCGCTCCGCAAACCCTCTCGGATGCGGATTACAACACACTGCATCAATTAGGGCTGGATGATACGGAGATTTTTGAGATTGTGGCCACGGCCAACCTGTTTACGGGAGTCAATCAGTATACGGATGCCATCAAACTGGAGATTGACGCCCTCTAG
- a CDS encoding NTP transferase domain-containing protein, which produces MAVFPSVVIAGGMPASDDPIFAYTQGRPKALLEMAGRPMIEWVLAALHASAHTGDTVIVGLPPETHLQTTRPVHLLPDQNSLIDNVLAGLAWAAQQQPDARAVIVSTADIPTLTSDIVDEFLSRCQPLDKALYYPIVSRQTIEARFPASRRTYSRLVDGAFAGGDLVLAQPRIAHTNVALWQTLAQARKYPWKMARIIGFTILLKLLFRRLRIADVERQAARLIGLPVAAVPFPHAEIAMDGDKPHQIDLLRQALASNN; this is translated from the coding sequence ATGGCCGTTTTTCCGAGTGTGGTAATTGCCGGCGGAATGCCGGCATCTGACGACCCCATCTTCGCCTACACCCAGGGAAGACCGAAAGCGCTCCTGGAAATGGCCGGCAGACCCATGATCGAATGGGTCCTGGCCGCCCTGCATGCCTCCGCCCACACCGGCGACACCGTCATCGTCGGCCTGCCCCCGGAAACCCACCTGCAAACCACCCGCCCCGTCCACCTCCTCCCCGACCAAAACAGCCTCATCGACAACGTCCTCGCCGGGCTGGCCTGGGCCGCCCAACAGCAGCCGGACGCGCGCGCCGTCATCGTCAGCACCGCCGACATCCCCACCCTCACCAGCGACATTGTGGACGAATTTCTCAGCCGCTGCCAGCCGCTGGACAAAGCCCTCTACTACCCCATCGTCAGCCGCCAGACCATTGAGGCCCGCTTCCCCGCCTCCCGCCGCACCTATTCCCGGCTGGTAGATGGGGCGTTCGCCGGCGGCGACCTGGTGCTGGCGCAGCCGCGCATCGCCCACACAAACGTGGCCCTGTGGCAAACGCTGGCGCAGGCGCGCAAATACCCGTGGAAGATGGCCCGCATCATCGGCTTCACGATTCTGCTGAAACTGCTCTTCCGCCGCCTGCGCATTGCCGATGTAGAGCGACAAGCGGCCCGACTCATTGGCCTGCCCGTGGCGGCTGTGCCCTTCCCCCACGCGGAAATCGCCATGGATGGAGACAAACCGCATCAGATTGACCTGCTGCGCCAGGCGTTAGCATCCAACAATTGA